TTCTTTACCTTTCCTTCTTCTTAAGCTATGTCAGTTTTTTCTCTCCTACATTTTTCAAAACAGTGAATTGATTCtcattcttcctttcttttagtttttcacaaaagaATCCGGGGATTATTGCCTCGTCTAAACCTTTTACTTTGACTTTCTTCGGAAATAATTATGCTACTCTGGATTATTTATGCCTTAGTTGTAATTTTGATTCCTGGTCAcatccattatcttcttctacctttttcttttccttgtgtTTATTTTAGCTAAAATGAACACTCAAAATTGAGAGaagccagaaaaaaaaaatacagcaattcatatattaaactcttaactaatttattatatgaatttttggataacaAATCTATTCTATAcaatttccatatttttttcaattaaactaAATACTCTTAACATTCAATCTTGTAGAGACTACTTAAAGTAATTAGTAAAAATGAATTCTTTCAATATCTTTAGATTTATTCACTAAAAATAAGTGAGAAATCGGCTTCTAACTGATAAATTATTGTACAGTTGATGATTAGTTCTTTTTTGAACTGAAAAGCTtgtttattgaattaaaaagttttGATCAAATATAAccaatataataattagtaactataaaatgacataaaaaaatatcattatataactTCTATTACATCGATGAAATTTGTGtttccaaataaaaaatatattattgcgtaattataattttaaatttttaataatagttaaattttttaacacttttaactacttttaaaaattctacattttttgtatttcaataatttatctTGTTTAGATGAGATTTGATCTAATAAATATTGatcaaatttatttctttaatttcttaatttaaattaatgttacactgaattcttcttttaatatttaataaaaacatttctaaattcaaattataaaattaaatattttttaatttaaaatataacaatataaaaattaaatttaataaatattgagaTATTTCATATTATGTTATGTCTATAaacttaaaacaattattaataagtaaaacaaaactatagacaataaaaaaatattaaaatataataaatagtaatgaaataaattatgaaaacttataaaaactcttaaaataaactattttgagattcttattaaacaattatgtattactaaaattaacttataagcTAGTAAGTAACTTATTTGACTTAATAAAGACACTCTTAGTTTATTAATGTATTTGATTTCCTTAATCATTTATTAACTTTCactgtattttattatttagatttcaatacttttattttaaaaagatttgtagttaaaataattacttctcatgattttttgtataaattaaaacaatattatttattggATAGAACAATACTTACCTTGTTTAATACGCCACAAACTAAAAAATCAtgagaaataaattgtaaattgtGCTAACCAAAATAtaggttaaaagaaaaaagattgtaACGTCTGCTAAGATGTTATAAAgtataaaatccaaaataattaATCTCACCCAAATTTATTTGTGGCCAAATTGAggtttcaaattttgttatcgACATTCAAACTGACTTCAAGTTGATCGGCCACGCATCTTCAAATTTTCTTATTGTACCCCTCCATGTAATGAATCTTAATGacctaaaatatatatattttctagaatatattaaaaagtttttaaattaaaacacttGAGAAacattatagaaaaaatatatcgGAATGAAGATTCTTAAATTGATACACTCAAGAAAAAGAGAAACTAGTCTTTACTTATAAATTAATAGTTACAGCAAGtacattatactttatttttaagtgAGATAACTATAATATAGCTTAAAAAAGATTAACTTGttcattaatatatgtgtaaacATCCAAACTAATGACTTTTGTCTACCAAAGTAAACATTGCtcgatttaaataaaatataaactatttttttatttagtttgatttaaaagaaacacttgattttaattataatacaatttaaatattttttttattttcatttatcaaTTTCTGATAAAAACTAGTAGTTTGAAGAATGAGGTTTGCAACCACGTATATATACTAATATGTTAAACAATGGGATTTAAGCCTAATTAAGTTTCACAAACCAGCTTATCATAATAAGTTTTGCATCTACATCTAAATTtgtcttatatttaattaatgtggACTTccgacataaaatttaaatgcatttatattaattagagATATTGGTTTGGAATACTTGATGGCTGCTTTCCTTGCCCCCAATGGAACAAATCATAGAAAGGGAAAGACAATTAAACGAAGAATAAAgtaaattgaaatgaaaaatttgcAACTTTAATTCATCTCACGAATCACGATACACTTAATATTACATAATTCTTGTGCAGACATGTATCATTCACTAATGACAGTTACGTTAAAATCAGGTAAACTCCCAACATATAACGAATGTCCTCTAAATGTTTAATGCAATTACATATTTACAGCGTCAACTTAACACTAGCGGTTAAACTTGTACAATTTTCTGTAtgatctcatatatatatatatatatatatatatatatatatatatatatatatatatatatatatatatacacacacacacacacgcatacATATAAGCCCCATTTTGAACAACCACAATGCACAACTTCTGATCCACATTATAACGAATGTTAAATCAGATGATTTCATATGACCTacaaacattataaaattaGCCAAATCTGAGCTTACAAAATTGTCAGACTTTACACACTTAATATTTGAAcatattttagatattataaTTCACCCAAACGAGAAATTATAATCCGCTGCTTACTGAAAAAATGTCAGTTAGGCTCTTTAACATAAAAGTAAGATCCTTAAGGCATGGAGTATCACCAAAGGGTAACAATTCCAAAATATAGAAATACACTTCATTATTTGCATACTTTAGAACAGCCTAAAAATCTTTCCCACATATCAAATAACATTAATTGTCACCCAAACACAAATGGACACGTTAGAATGTTGCACAGCAGAGGAATAAAGAATAAAGGTTCAAATCATCAAATCACTATTTAATTATGTGACATTGTTATTTTGTCATCACTTTTATGAACTTCACTCGCAACATAAGCACACCACATATTATTTTACTGATAGATATTAAATACTAAAGCAGTCATGTCCAAACCGCACACTCAATTTTACCGAGAACTGGCTGGTACAAATTTCAACGAAATGCTATTGACACAATGGCGTTCGTCAGTGGGTGTTGGAAATCCTTCACCTTTAAAAACGTGACCTAGATGTCCCCCACAAGCAGCACAGGTTATTTCTGTCCTCATCCCATCAGGGTCCGCCTGTTGATGATACGTCACAATGTTAACAATTTTGTATACATTCCTTCATACAGTTTAAGATACTTGTTAACAATTCAatacaaaattagttttaaatatagaGTAAAGCTTTTCCAACATTAAAGCACAAAAACATTGATGTAGTTCCGTAGGTACTAATAGTACTATTGTCCAATTAGAGTTGAAGTTTTATGTCTGTAATACTACAcataataatttgtattaaaagTAAGCATATATTGCCAGAATGAAACTCAAATTTTGTGTATGTTTTGCCTTGTATTTAAATCCtacttttcattttctacatttcttAATAGGTGTTCTTAATTAGGCACTTGTTGAAAAAGGCTGTTATGATAATACAACTATACTAACTTACATTGCGATTTATGGCCCCGGGAAGACCCTCATAGAAGGCTGGCCAGCCACAACCAGAATTGAATTTTGTGATGGACTTGTAGAGAGGAGTCCCACAACCAGCACAGTTGTAAACTCCCTCACCATAGAACTTGTCATACTCTCCAGTTCCAGGGAACCTGCATCAgatcaaaacattttcttacaACAGAAACATAATTTCCAATCTTGAATGAAACTAGTTACCATCTTCAAACTAACTCTGTTGCCATGGACTTTGTTGCTAAGaaaatcaagaaccaccaaAAATTCGGTGCAGACTCAAAATTACTCAGATTTGTCCATTCCAAGCATTATTCTCTCCCCTCGTTTTTTTCTCTGTGCATCTCTAAGCATTCATTCAAAGTGCCAGACTCACATATGGGAAATTAGTCACAGCATTTCTTGTGAGGGTGTTATCACAGCCAGGACCACAAGCATATAGACAACATACTAATGAACGTATCTAAGAGGAGATTACATTGTAGCCCTCGACCCAGCTGTAATACTATAAGTTACGGTCGCCAGTGATAGTTAAAAGACATTTACTGTTAGTTAAGTTTGTTAACTAGAGTTTTGACAGATTTACAAGTATAAGAAGATCAAATATTGTATCATGAAATCAGTTAATGTAATATCAATCTCTCTCCACTCAACTGTCTCTTTCAAGATGTACTTCAATGAGCTAGGACAACCTATTACTAACAATCCCTCTTATTACTGTGATCATAAAAACTAAGCACtaagattacaaatttaaaCAACTGTCCGCAACCACAACAGAAGccatatttgttcacaatcttcCATAATAACAAACATCTCGACTGCAACTTAAAATCTTGATCACACTTTCAAAGGATTAACCTTTAGCATGCGCAATAACTCGGCATATACCTTACATGATCCAGGAGTAAGTGAATTTGTGAAATCAAACCTTCCCAATTTAGACTTACTTGGATAAACTTTTATGTGAGCCCttataagagaaagaaaaaaggagTAAAGAAGTAAAATGCATTTAACTTCAGCATAAAGGTAAAATCAACTTACACACTTCAATCTTTGGTGGAGCTAAAAGAAAACATCTTCACACAAGTCAGGTAAAGTTGATTCGGTATAATGCCAAAaactcaatttattttactttcttttttcttgtccTATCCATGTTTAGAGAGAAGTTTATCCAAACagcttttaataaaaaaaaaaaatgtattttcatGACTTCATTTCATTCTTGAATTTTGGAATAGAGGGAAATCCCGGGAAAGAAAGTCAAGATTCGGAGAAACTTGACATACCCATTAATTGTTTGACTCGATTTCAACGTTCGAGAAGCTTAATCGGTAAAAAAGAGAAGACATAATGGTTCTTACTCGGTGCCCTTTTGCCTGAGAATGCGAAACTGATCAGGGGAAAGAATTGCCTGCCACTCTTCCTCGGATTTTTGGAGTGAACCAGGTGCGGCCATGGCGACAATCCCACCTCGAAAACGACGTTTGGGTTGGAGAGAGGGTGAGGCGAAAATTGAAAGTGTGGGAGAAGGAATGGGGTTTGGGTAGGAGAAAGATGTGGTGGGAGgagaagaaaggagaaaatttgagaaaataggTTTGGAACAGATTGGAGTTGAAGAGGTTCTCAGAATGGTGAAGGTCATGGCTATGCTGTTGTGTTCACTGGGTCACCTTCAACTTCTACATTATCCCTATTTATTCGCCTTTTTTTCCTGTGTGCTCGGTGGCTGCATAATTTTCAATTGGATTTTTTCACTCTCAAAATTTCTAGTAAATTCTGTTTAGAAAATCTGCCTCCTAAACTCGTGGAACACGCTTGTTTTAAACTTACTTTATTCTTGTCAATGTCTTTCCTCCCCTATATAGTATAACAAATGTATCTCGAGCAAGATTCTCTATTTTTCACGAATCaatacttttgttatattttctattgattatcttatctttattttattttatcttatttatttttctcttaataaAATGTTGGATTGACTATTTATTATTAGGTTAAAAGTTATAATCATTAGTTATAGTGTAACTCTTTTTGtttaagaatataataatttaagtgTTACAATTCAATTATGACCTGACCCATTTAATCTAATTGATATCATATGCAATCATCTCTCCTTCGACCATTATCTTATTATAAATCTTACTCTTACATTGTGACTTACCCCAGAGTCCACtttttttactgaatttttTTCGTGTTATTCTTTGTTGAACATTAAAACCATattattttggtattttaagaataattttaatatattttaaaattaaaaaattaatgaccaTCAATTTAATTTGAAGACACAACATAAGAACATAAAAAGATCAGTAGAATCCAAACTCCTTAGTCCACCTGCTAAGGGACAATTGTACAACCTGCAGCATAAAACATTTAACTAAATTCCTCCGTCTTaagagtttaaaaatattatgaaattttttaaattttaaaatggttaaatacGTTATTGATGcttcaacttttagtgaaaaatagaattagtATCTTTTTATAACgttaaatgtaacgtcccatttaattaataatctaaattaaaggaaacgtcacgatGATAAAAGCATAACAACGCGGTTCTGGGGTCCTTAatatcacccctacaaaactaggcacaccacgatgccgatAAAGGAAAGCGGAATACAAACACATCGTAGAATGAAGCGTAGCAATACGGAAAGAAATACATGGGCCGTGGCCCTAAATAACACGAGGACagactccagcccagatggctaagctacTGGATCACCGctcccttgctgaccacgaggaactcgcccatctgctcccatcaacccaagttgatgatcatcgcaataagaatagccacatacatcacaaacatacaacaaaacgggtaagctagagctaaCAACATGCATCATGCAGTCAAACATACTTTCATCATTtcatatccacatagcaaccaaacatgttatgactcttcatccattacactacgactcgactcgactcatccggatacgtataacttggtcggattcagcggatgcttgcacttgtgtgggtacccctgctcgaacctgagctgctcgatcctgagccatgTATTACCAGTGTTACTATAAatcaaatctctcccaccacaaggttagcccttaatgagtttcaggcctcctgctactcccaccacaagagtcagtccgctctaagtgagactaactgactcctcggagcgtcaggatgcaaccttaccttgaatccttacctagttatacagatggggcaccaccatgaacacccactaacaggggccatggaattacgtcccgaccactgaagcgcaaccccggaggtcccacctagagaccccaaggaattatacgctgacacggaccaacgttCATAAATCAGTAATTTAGGGAATATTAAATTACGTTTTTCAGTTCCATAACCATCCATGAGATTTACTCCTCATACGCATCACATTTGAGTCCATACCACTAATCATCGTCATTCCATGAGTCCAGAATCTCCTCTCATgtcaataccatgttccttAGATTTCAAACCACCCATTCATTTCGCATGCTAAGTCTCATACCAACtcattcatccacaattcatgaatcatgtcaaacatatatttcatgctccattatatacatatacatcatcacacaatcatacCCAATCAAAACAGATCACACGGGAACATCAAAAGTCCAAAATCACAGCGCAgcctcgcccagcatctcgcccaggctgaggggtctcgctcaggcgggatgtctcgctcaggcgagcctcccctcgcctaggcgagagggcAAAAACAAGTGTGTGGCcatcacgggatctcgcttaagcgagatccctctcgcttgagcgagtggCCTACTCGCTCAAAAGGTGagcgagtcgcctgggcgagatctcGTGCAGAGatctccctgtttcatctcgcctaggcgagattgactcgcttgggcgagatttacaggtctcgccactgttcttcactgtaaCAGCCATGGAAATGAACCAAACCACACATGCAAGTCATTTTCACACATCAAAACAACAGATCCCACCATACAAACAACAAATAACgcataaacaattcaaaaagaGACTCAAAACcagaaccctaacttcccgtacctggggTTCAAGCTAGCAAAACGCTCCGCCCCGCGCAACGAATGGTAGACTGCTCCTAGGACGTTTAGCAGCTAAACTGAGCGGCGGAACAGAAGAAGGAGCGGGTTATTACCAAGCCCTAACAATACAGTGGACACAAACCATGAAAGGAAAGAGCGTGAGCTGGGGGGGTGACTTACGTGAACAGAACAAGGGCCAAGTCGACGTAAATCTGCAGATCGtcggaaccctagcagaggatgaGTGTGTGCGGCGGCTGCTGCCCAAGGCAAGGACAAGGGATTCTGAAGAGTGTAGGGTACCCcttaggtttagggcagacctaagggTATAGGTGTTTGGgctggccttaggcccaactacAAGGGCGGCCCACCTATATTAGGGCTGAaaccaaaaacaattaaaatgggccttacattctccccaacaagaaaattttcgacctcgaaaataaagacttacCAGATAAACAAGTGCGggtgtgattttctcatgtcctcctctaactcccaagtcgagtcacccgtcctccgatcccagataaCTTTGACAAGGCTGACGGTCTTTCCACGGCGTTCCTCGACTttgctatcctcaagagcgatgggtggtacttccaccgtgagatcttccctgatctgtatatcctcagcttccaacacGTGAGCCGGGTCGAATACgtacttcctcagctgtgacacatgaaacactggatgaaggttcgccaactgcgggggtaaggctatctcataagccactggtccaatcctcctcgtgatctgatacgggccaaggaatttgggtgaaagcttccttgagcggagagcccttcccacgcccgtggttcgggtcaccctcaagaacacatgatctccggccgcaaactccaaaggcctcctcctgCGATCCGCATAAGCCTTCTGCCTGCTCTGTGAAGCcaacatcctatctctcaccatcctcaccttctcggtggtctgtgCTAATaactctggtccaaccaacactgcctccccatcttgataccaacaaagaggagtcctacacctcctgccgtaaagagcctcgtatggcgccatgccaatgctcgcatgaaaactgttgttgtaggtgaactctatcaaaggcaatacTTCGTCCCAAGCTCCCAGATGATCCAATATACATGTCCTCAACAAGTCTTCTAACGACTGGATCGTcttctcagactggccatcggtctgagggtgatacgctgaactcatggtgagcttgctgcCCATAGCATTCTGcagtgtctgccaaaaccgggatgtgaaccgtgggtctctgtcggaaactatgctcgagggaactccatgaagtcttactatctccttaatgtacaactgggctagcttggccatagacattctcaagttcatcgccaaaaagt
This portion of the Vigna unguiculata cultivar IT97K-499-35 chromosome 6, ASM411807v1, whole genome shotgun sequence genome encodes:
- the LOC114186539 gene encoding peptide methionine sulfoxide reductase B5-like; translated protein: MTFTILRTSSTPICSKPIFSNFLLSSPPTTSFSYPNPIPSPTLSIFASPSLQPKRRFRGGIVAMAAPGSLQKSEEEWQAILSPDQFRILRQKGTEFPGTGEYDKFYGEGVYNCAGCGTPLYKSITKFNSGCGWPAFYEGLPGAINRNADPDGMRTEITCAACGGHLGHVFKGEGFPTPTDERHCVNSISLKFVPASSR